The genomic DNA CATCCCCGCGCGGAAGTCGGGCCCCGCTACCAGAAGTTGGCGAAGTTGACGGCGACGTTCTCGTTTCCCTGGTTGATGGCGGTGAACGCGGAACCGTTGACCTGGGCGGTGTTGCTCTGGTTCGAGGCCCCCGAGCCGACCGCCTGCTGCTGTGTGGTGGACGAGTTGCCCTTGTTGTCGTGCCCGACCCCGCTCCCGCTGACGGTCGCCACACCCGCGTTCGATCCGTTGCCCGCGATGGCGCCGTTGTCCGCCGCCGCGACGCCGGTGAAGAGGGCGGCTGCCAGCGGAAGGGCGGAGACGGCGGCGATGACGCGGGCGGTACGGATGCTTGCCATGTTGTTCCTCCAGAACAGGGTACGTACCGGCTCCGTAGCCGGACGCACACGAACTACAGCTTCAAGTACGGCTTCTACCAAGGCAGTTGGCCGACCGCCTCGGTGTTGTGCACGACGTCGCGAGATCAGAGTTGCCCACCGAATCCCCGGCGAACCAGAGCGGAAGCGGTTATTCCCCCTGAAGCGTGATGACAAGTCGATAAACCCCTTTGGTTGCACATAAGCCACCATCAGTCGCAGTACGGACAGCTCACCCCAGACGCCCCAAGGGGCGAAGCGTTCCTCCACAATTCCGGCCCATCACCCCGCTTCGGCGAGTCGCGACCTCCCCCTCTTCCCTTTTTCGAACACTCGTACGAACATGGAGGCATGGCCACCACCGACCGGCAGGCCACAACGCTGGCCCTCGCACACGCCCTGTCAGCCGCCGAACGCGGACTGGCCGTGATCCCCCTGTCCCGGACGAAACTCCCGGCCCTGCGCTCACCGCACCGTGACGCCTCCGACCTCGACCCCGACCCCGTGGGGGTGCCCTGCCACGGCGAGTGCGGACGCCTCGGCCACGGGGTGTACGACGCCTCGACCGACCCGGCGCGCATCCGCGAACTGTTCGCCGCCGCCCCCTGGGCCACCGGCTACGGCATCGCGTGCGGACTGCCGCCGTACAACCTGATCGGCATCGACCTCGACACCAAGACCGGTACGGACTCCTCGTCCGCCCTGCGCGAACTCGCCCTCCGCCACCTGTTCACGATCCCCGAGACGGTCGTCGTCCTGACCCCCAGCGGCGGCCGCCACCTCTGGCTCAGCGGCCCGCCCGACGTGGTCGTCCCCAACTCCGCGAGCCGGCTCGCCCCCGGCATCGACATCCGCGGCGCCGGCGGCTACCTCGTCGGCCCCGGCTCCCGCACCGACCACGGCCTCTACGGCGCCGCCCCGGCCACCGCCCACCTCGCACCGGCCCCCTGCCCACCCTCACTCCTACGCCTGCTCCTCCCTCCACCCCGCACCAACCACCCCACCCCCACCTCGACCGGCCAACACGGCCAGGGCCTGGTCCAGTTCGTCCTGGCCGCCCACGAGGGCCAACGCAACACCCGCCTCTTCTGGGCGGCCTGCCGCGCCTACGAGAACGACATCGGCCCCGCACTGATCGACCCCCTGGTCGAGGCGGCCCTGGGCACGGGTCTCTCCGAGAGGGAGGCCCGGGCGACTATCGCGTCGGCGGCGCGGATGACGGGGCATCGGCCTTGAACTCGGCGAACTCGGCGAACTCCGCGAACTCGGCGGTGTGGGCTGCCGGTTGGGGTTCGGGTCCGCCACCTCGCCCCGATCACGGGACCACGACGGGGGATGATCCCCTCATGCGCATACAAGGAGAGGTCCGCCGGCTCCATTGGACCCGCTGGACCCGCTGGGTCCTGTGGGGGCTGTGGCTTGCCTGTCTGGCGTTCATCATCTGGTTCGTCACGGAGGCGATCACGCTGTTCCTCCAGGCCGAATCCTGGTGACACGACACGAGCCCCTGACCGTCTTCGCTGGTCAGGGGCTCTCATCCGGCGGTGGGTGTGGGATTTGAACCCACGGTCACATCGCTGCGACGACGGTTTTCAAGACCTTTCACCGATCATGGGCGGTGAGGTCTCCGCCGCAGGTCAGACGGGTACGAGTGCCCCCGCCAAGCCGTCGTCATCGTCGTCGTGCCCGCTACGTGCCCCATGGTCGTGGTCGTGCCCGTTGACCCACGCGTCCGAGGCTTCGGCCACCTGATCATCGCGGCCAGCGACCGGACGGGCGTAGTGCCGAGTGGTCACGCTCGCGTTCGAGTGTCCCAGGCGATGAGCGGCCGTCATGACACCGTACCTGTCGGCTACCCAAGTCCCGTGCGAGGCCCGGAGATCGTGCGGGGTCACGTCGGTGAGGCCGGCCGCCGACACGGCCGGGTCGAAGTAGGCCTTGCGCCACTGGTTGTAGTGCAGAGGCTTGCCCGCAGCCGTGGTGAACAGCAGCGCACGGCCATCGTCCGGCAGGGTCTCCAGGTGCTTCCCGAGCCGTTTCGCGAGGGTGGGCGCCACGCGCAGTAGACGCTTCTGGTGGGACTTCGGGGTGTCGAAGACCAGGGCGCCGTTCGCCTCAGCGAGGTTCTCGTCAACCAGCACCGTGCCGCCCGTGACGTCGACATCATCGCGGCGCAGTGCGAAGCCCTCACCCACCCGGAGGCCGGCGAAGGCCAGGAGCGCGATCAGCAGGTCATGCGGCTTGTCGGCATTCCGCACGACGCGTGAGGCTTCGAGCGGCGTCAGGATGTGCGGCTCGGTCTGCGGCATCCGAGGTAGACGCACGCCCCTGCAAGGTGTCTGCGCGATCAGGTCGTTATCGACCGCCGAGGCCATGACCTGCGACAGCACCCGGTACGCCTGCCGGATGCGCGACGGGCTGAGCCCCCTCGTTCGCATCTGCGCGACCCATTCCGTCACGGTGATCGGCCGCAGGCTCGACAGCTCACGGTCTCCAAGCGCCGGGTTGATCAGCGAGTTGATCAGCGACCGGTACGAAGCCTGTGTCTTGTGCTTGAGCTGCGGTGACACAGCCGCCAGCCAACGAGCCGACCAGTCCCGGACCGTCGTCTGCCCTTCGACGGGATCGATCCAACGGCCGTCTTCGATCTCGATGCGCTTCTTTGCCAGCCACCGGTCAGCGTCCGTGGTCGTGGCGAACGTGCGGTCGGCAGGCCGCAAGACGCCGTCAGGCCCCGGGTAGCGAGCCTGGTACCGCCCTGAGGGCAGCTTCCGAATCCTGCCGAAGCCACGGCGAGACTTGCGCTTCCCCGCCATCAGGCAGCACTCCTAAGGCCTGTCGGTCGGAGGACGACCGGTTCCACGGTGTTCGCGGCGATGTACTCGTCCAGCACGCGTTCCGAGATGCGGACGTTGCGACCGACCTTGACGAAGGCGATGCGGCGTTCTTCGATCAGCCGACGAGGGAAGCGGACGCCTGTGCCAAGGCGAGTGGCAACCTGCTTGACATCCAAGAGTTGATCAGCCATCACCACTCCCCCTCTGTGCCAGGGTCGGGCAAATCTGCGAGGGCTTCGCGCGCGGTCTCGCGGTTGAGTTGGATGTCCCGGCGGATATTGGCCGCGAGCCAGGATTCGCCGGGGGTGTAGCCGTGGCCGGCGTAGGTCCAGTGGGCGAGGGTGAGCGTGGTTGCCTCCGGGTGGTCGTCGGGGTCGGGCAGGCCGAGGGCTTCGCGGTGTTGGGCTGCGCGGTAGTCGGCGCGGACCTGTCTCAGGGCGCCCAGGGTGGTCGAGTAGCTGCGGGACTTGGTGGAGAAGTGGCCGCGGAAGCCGAGCATGTGGGCCCAGTCCCGGAGCTTGCGGTCCGGGTAGAGCGCGTGCAGGTCGAGGCAGGCCTCAATGAGCCGGCGGGGGTGGTCGGGCACGTCGAGCAGCACGAGGGCTTCCTTGTTGCCGATCCGGCGGTCGACCGTGCCCGTGGTCTCGGCCGCCTTGGTGGCGTACTTGGCGACGTAGGAGGCCACGGCCGCTTCGGTGATCTCCTCTCCGTGGCCGAAGGCTCCGATCGGCTGGACATCGAGCTGTGTGCCCCACCGCAGCGTGCGGGCCGGCTCATCCCCGGATGGGTCGACGTCGACCGCGACGCGGGCGGCCGCGGCACGGATCGCACCATCGAGCAGGTCGAGCGTGGCCCAGGCCGGCGGTGGACTGTCGGGCCCGTCTGGTCCGTCGAAGCGAATCACCGCGTGGAAGTGGACGGCACCGCGCTTCTGGTACTCGGCGACCTTGCCGAACGCCACGCGGGACTGTTCGCGAGCGTCCTTC from Streptomyces sp. NBC_01478 includes the following:
- a CDS encoding bifunctional DNA primase/polymerase, producing MATTDRQATTLALAHALSAAERGLAVIPLSRTKLPALRSPHRDASDLDPDPVGVPCHGECGRLGHGVYDASTDPARIRELFAAAPWATGYGIACGLPPYNLIGIDLDTKTGTDSSSALRELALRHLFTIPETVVVLTPSGGRHLWLSGPPDVVVPNSASRLAPGIDIRGAGGYLVGPGSRTDHGLYGAAPATAHLAPAPCPPSLLRLLLPPPRTNHPTPTSTGQHGQGLVQFVLAAHEGQRNTRLFWAACRAYENDIGPALIDPLVEAALGTGLSEREARATIASAARMTGHRP
- a CDS encoding tyrosine-type recombinase/integrase, with amino-acid sequence MAGKRKSRRGFGRIRKLPSGRYQARYPGPDGVLRPADRTFATTTDADRWLAKKRIEIEDGRWIDPVEGQTTVRDWSARWLAAVSPQLKHKTQASYRSLINSLINPALGDRELSSLRPITVTEWVAQMRTRGLSPSRIRQAYRVLSQVMASAVDNDLIAQTPCRGVRLPRMPQTEPHILTPLEASRVVRNADKPHDLLIALLAFAGLRVGEGFALRRDDVDVTGGTVLVDENLAEANGALVFDTPKSHQKRLLRVAPTLAKRLGKHLETLPDDGRALLFTTAAGKPLHYNQWRKAYFDPAVSAAGLTDVTPHDLRASHGTWVADRYGVMTAAHRLGHSNASVTTRHYARPVAGRDDQVAEASDAWVNGHDHDHGARSGHDDDDDGLAGALVPV
- a CDS encoding excisionase family DNA-binding protein → MADQLLDVKQVATRLGTGVRFPRRLIEERRIAFVKVGRNVRISERVLDEYIAANTVEPVVLRPTGLRSAA
- the repSA gene encoding replication initiator protein RepSA, producing MTDTATLAGLDPATLTDVLRVAGSAHFDRWQDQIRRTGGCSDPIRLAGATKTIDPTTKTILYAYTTENEPGGMLRIACGNRRASRCPACAWTYAGDTYHLIRAGLVGDPAKGTPHTIRDHPRVFATLTAPSFGPVHNRPGNRPCRCGQRHGEDAPELGAPLDSTTYDYAGAVLWNNHASDLWRYFTIYLRREIAKRAGLTQKDAREQSRVAFGKVAEYQKRGAVHFHAVIRFDGPDGPDSPPPAWATLDLLDGAIRAAAARVAVDVDPSGDEPARTLRWGTQLDVQPIGAFGHGEEITEAAVASYVAKYATKAAETTGTVDRRIGNKEALVLLDVPDHPRRLIEACLDLHALYPDRKLRDWAHMLGFRGHFSTKSRSYSTTLGALRQVRADYRAAQHREALGLPDPDDHPEATTLTLAHWTYAGHGYTPGESWLAANIRRDIQLNRETAREALADLPDPGTEGEW